One Coffea arabica cultivar ET-39 chromosome 5c, Coffea Arabica ET-39 HiFi, whole genome shotgun sequence DNA window includes the following coding sequences:
- the LOC113690332 gene encoding xyloglucan endotransglucosylase protein 6 yields MASLGSISMKKLWVLLGFCCFALLSMVDLVSSSSSKFDELFQASWANDHFVYEGDEVLKMKLDYNSGAGFRSKSKYMYGKVTVQIKLVEGDSAGTVTAFYMSSDGPTHNEFDYEFLGNTTGEPYSVQTNLYINGVGNREQRLKLWFDPTTDFHAYSILWTPRKVLFLVDETPIREHSNQEDKGIPFPKDQPMGVYSSIWNADDWATQGGRVKTDWSHAPFVASYTGFEIDSCVVPATVAAADYSKQCSSSNEKKYWWDEPTIGELSIHQSHQLIWVRANHMFYDYCTDTARFPVAPLECQHHQHRH; encoded by the exons ATGGCTAGTTTGGGTTCCATTTCGATGAAAAAATTGTGGGTTTTGTTGGGTTTTTGTTGCTTTGCTTTGTTGTCAATGGTGGATTTGGTTAGctcttcatcatcaaaatttGATGAGCTTTTTCAGGCTAGTTGGGCTAATGACCATTTCGTCTATGAGGGTGATGAGGTTCTTAAGATGAAGCTGGATTACAACTCTG GTGCTGGATTCCGGTCAAAGAGCAAGTATATGTATGGAAAGGTTACAGTTCAGATCAAGCTTGTTGAGGGTGACTCTGCTGGAACTGTCACTGCTTTCTAT ATGTCATCTGATGGTCCAACCCACAATGAGTTCGATTATGAGTTTCTTGGCAACACTACTGGTGAGCCTTATTCTGTTCAGACAAATTTGTACATCAATGGTGTTGGTAACAGAGAGCAAAGACTGAAGCTCTGGTTTGATCCTACCACTGATTTCCATGCCTATTCCATCCTCTGGACCCCTCGCAAAGTCCT ATTCTTAGTAGATGAGACACCTATAAGAGAACACTCTAACCAGGAGGATAAGGGCATACCATTCCCCAAGGATCAACCTATGGGAGTCTATAGTTCCATATGGAATGCTGATGATTGGGCCACACAAGGTGGTAGGGTAAAGACTGATTGGAGCCATGCACCCTTTGTAGCTTCCTATACGGGCTTTGAGATCGATTCTTGTGTGGTTCCTGCAACAGTGGCAGCAGCAGATTATTCTAAGCAGTGTAGCAGCAGCAATGAGAAGAAGTATTGGTGGGATGAACCGACAATTGGAGAGCTTAGCATCCACCAGAGCCACCAGCTCATTTGGGTTAGGGCCAACCATATGTTTTATGATTATTGCACTGATACTGCTCGGTTCCCGGTTGCACCTCTTGAGTGCCAGCACCACCAGCACCGCCACTAG